AATGCCTCCGATCTAGGACTGCAGCTCCCGGCTAGCTATCAAAACGAGAGGAATGAAGAAGACCGCTTGATCTCGGGACAGAAAATCCTAGATAGCGGATTTGAATTTGAGTATCCAAACCCGCTGGATTTCCCTTATTCTATGTAATTCTTAGTACAGCCTAGAGCCATTCGGTACTGGCCTTTCTACCGTGGTCAGTACTATGGCTCCCTGCTCGTCTTCAAATCCTGTAATCAGAATTTCAGACATAAAATCAGCGATTTGACGGGGAGCCAAATTACAAACGCAGACTACTTGCCTGTCTAGCAAATCCTGAGGTGAATAATTGGCGGTAACCTGCGCAGAGGATTTTTTCACTCCGATTTCTGGTCCCAAGTCCACCCATATTTTATAGGCGGGTTTCCGCGCCTTTTCGAATATTTCCACCCGATTAATGGTGCCTACGCGTAATTCTATATTGCCAAATTCTTTGTACTCAATCGTTTGCATAGTCGTTTTTTTTCCTAATTTTAGGAACCTTTCAAAGCACCCAACGTAACCCTAAAGGTAACTCATTTCAGATATGGCTAAAATAACAAAATTTCCTTTTAAGAAACAGGCATTACTCGGCTTAGCCGTAGTGGGTTTTTGCTTGTACGCAGGAGATTCTATG
This genomic window from Algoriphagus sp. TR-M9 contains:
- a CDS encoding tRNA-binding protein, whose product is MQTIEYKEFGNIELRVGTINRVEIFEKARKPAYKIWVDLGPEIGVKKSSAQVTANYSPQDLLDRQVVCVCNLAPRQIADFMSEILITGFEDEQGAIVLTTVERPVPNGSRLY